One Streptomyces sp. NBC_01237 genomic region harbors:
- a CDS encoding aromatase/cyclase has protein sequence MTEQAPREVEHEITVQAPATEVYRLLAEVENWPRLFPPSVYVDYAEKNGNEERIRIWATANGEAKNWTSRRTLDPEGLRITFRQEVSAPPVAEMSGTWIIEARGASETRVRLLHTYRAIDDDPEGLDWIDKAVDRNSRAELPALKENLELAAESAGLTLSFEDSVRIDGSAKDAFDFVNEAQLWTERLPHVHEVRLTEDSPGVQTLRMDTVAKDGSTHTTESVRICFPHHRIAYKQTTLPALMTLHTGYWQFDEQDDGGTVATSQHTVVVNTANITAILGPDAGVPEARAFLREALGTNSRATLGHAKAFAEARR, from the coding sequence ATGACGGAGCAGGCGCCCCGCGAGGTCGAGCACGAGATCACGGTGCAGGCACCCGCCACGGAGGTGTACCGCCTCCTGGCGGAGGTGGAGAACTGGCCCAGGCTCTTCCCGCCGTCGGTGTACGTGGACTACGCGGAGAAGAACGGCAACGAGGAACGCATCCGCATCTGGGCCACCGCCAACGGCGAGGCCAAGAACTGGACATCGCGCCGCACCCTCGACCCGGAGGGCCTGCGCATCACCTTCCGGCAGGAGGTCTCCGCGCCTCCGGTGGCCGAGATGAGCGGCACCTGGATCATCGAGGCACGCGGGGCCTCCGAGACACGGGTCCGCCTGCTGCACACCTACCGGGCCATCGACGACGATCCGGAGGGCCTGGACTGGATCGACAAGGCGGTGGACCGCAACAGCAGGGCCGAACTCCCGGCGCTGAAGGAGAACCTGGAGCTGGCCGCCGAGTCCGCCGGGCTCACCCTCTCCTTCGAGGACAGCGTCCGGATCGACGGTTCGGCCAAGGACGCCTTCGACTTCGTCAACGAGGCCCAGCTGTGGACGGAGCGGCTGCCGCACGTCCACGAGGTGCGCCTGACGGAGGACAGCCCCGGCGTCCAGACCCTGCGGATGGACACCGTGGCGAAGGACGGCTCCACGCACACCACGGAGTCGGTCAGGATCTGCTTCCCGCACCACCGGATCGCGTACAAGCAGACCACCCTCCCGGCCCTGATGACCCTGCACACCGGCTACTGGCAGTTCGACGAGCAGGACGACGGCGGCACGGTCGCGACCTCCCAGCACACCGTGGTGGTCAACACCGCGAACATCACGGCGATCCTCGGCCCGGACGCCGGTGTGCCCGAGGCCCGCGCGTTCCTGCGGGAGGCCCTGGGCACGAACAGCCGGGCCACCCTCGGCCATGCCAAGGCGTTCGCGGAAGCGCGGCGCTGA
- the fabG gene encoding 3-oxoacyl-ACP reductase FabG, with protein sequence MTHDVSRVALVTGGTSGIGLAATRLLARQGHRVFLCARSADTVSRTVKELRTEGLDVDGTVADVGSKEDVASFVEAAVARYGTVDVLVNNAGRSGGGVTADIADELWLDVINTNLNSVFFMTREVLTTGGMREKDRGRIINIASTAGKQGVVLGAPYSASKHGVVGFTKALGNELAPSGITVNAVCPGYVETPMAQRVRQGYAAAYDTGEEQIMQKFTAKIPLGRYSTPEEVAGLVGYLASDTAASITAQALNVCGGLGNF encoded by the coding sequence ATGACGCACGACGTATCCAGGGTCGCCCTCGTCACCGGCGGGACCAGCGGCATCGGACTGGCGGCCACCCGGCTGCTGGCCCGGCAGGGCCACCGGGTCTTCCTCTGCGCACGGAGCGCGGACACCGTCTCCCGCACGGTCAAGGAGCTCCGGACCGAGGGCCTGGACGTGGACGGAACCGTCGCGGACGTGGGGTCCAAGGAGGATGTCGCCTCGTTCGTCGAAGCGGCCGTCGCCCGCTACGGAACGGTCGACGTCCTGGTGAACAACGCGGGCCGCAGCGGCGGCGGGGTGACCGCCGACATCGCGGACGAGCTGTGGCTGGACGTGATCAACACCAACCTCAACAGCGTCTTCTTCATGACCCGGGAGGTGCTCACCACCGGCGGCATGCGGGAGAAGGACCGCGGCCGGATCATCAACATCGCCTCCACCGCGGGCAAACAGGGCGTCGTCCTGGGCGCCCCGTACTCCGCCTCCAAGCACGGGGTCGTCGGCTTCACCAAAGCCCTCGGCAACGAGCTCGCGCCGTCCGGCATCACCGTCAACGCGGTCTGCCCCGGCTATGTGGAGACCCCGATGGCCCAGCGGGTGCGCCAGGGGTACGCCGCCGCGTACGACACCGGCGAGGAGCAGATCATGCAGAAGTTCACGGCCAAGATCCCGCTCGGCCGCTACTCCACCCCCGAGGAGGTCGCCGGGCTCGTCGGCTATCTCGCCTCCGACACCGCGGCCTCCATCACCGCCCAGGCGCTGAACGTCTGCGGCGGCCTGGGCAACTTCTGA
- a CDS encoding acyl carrier protein yields the protein MSIDIAFTIDDLKHILREGAGADESVDLDGDILDAAFDELGYESLAMLETAGRIEREFGISLDEEAFSTAGTPRALIALVNTHLSATQTA from the coding sequence ATGTCCATCGACATCGCCTTCACCATCGACGACCTCAAGCACATCCTGCGCGAGGGCGCCGGAGCGGACGAGAGCGTCGACCTCGACGGCGACATCCTCGACGCCGCCTTCGACGAGCTGGGCTACGAGTCCCTCGCGATGCTGGAGACCGCCGGCCGCATCGAGCGCGAGTTCGGGATCAGCCTCGACGAGGAGGCGTTCAGCACCGCGGGCACGCCCCGCGCCCTGATCGCGCTGGTCAACACCCATCTGTCGGCGACACAGACCGCCTGA